The following DNA comes from Alnus glutinosa chromosome 6, dhAlnGlut1.1, whole genome shotgun sequence.
GGTAGTTGGGACAATGTTTTTAGTATTAAATATTTGTAATCTATCCTTTTCTTTTCGAGGGGTATAAAATTAATCTGTCAAAAagttttgagaattttgtttttggttggaCTTAGAGCTTGTTTTGAGATATTTTTGAGCAGGAAGCAAATTTCTAAGTGGTTTTGTGTGAGAGCTGCATGCCTGCATGGATTTGTTGAAGCAAGTGGTTGTAAGTTATGATAGACATGGTTATATAAGATTGGGCCAAGGATTCTTAAGACTTTCTTCTGCACATATGTTTTTCTTAAGTTTGTGCAGTAATTGGAGCAGAGTTTCGTGGGTTTTGTGCAGAAGTGCTTGAAGTAATGATGCATCAGGGTCTAGATGAATGGGTTTAGTCAAAGATCCTTTAGCTTGGTATCCACTGACAAAACGGCCATAGTTATGTTGATATTCATGCTTCTGTATTGTTTGGACTGGGTTTCTCATGTAGTTATCAAAGCTAATGTAGAGTGAGGGGCTATTGAAACAGACGTTTTTTTATTGGACCATGTAAATTCATTTATACACATGCATCTTAGGACACCTCTCTGTCAAACTTATAGTAGACAGAAGTGTGATCAATTGTGTGCAATAATTGTTGTTGAGAAAGAAGTGAcacaactaattaattatagcTACAAGGTGATAATGTTTGACTTGGATGCCCATTAAATTGCTGCTTTGAGGGTAGTTATTGGTTAAGACGGTGACTCTTTTTACAATTTTGTGTCATTATCTTGTCAGAAATTATAGGGGGGTGGGGAGAGAGGCAAAGACAGAGAGGAGGGAGTGAAGTTCACTTGTAGAAGATATAAAAGAAGAGTCATTCAGTCAGTCTTTTGTGCTGTAATTCAGCGCTGTCTCAACAAAAGGGTTATCTTCTGGCTAATGGTAACTCCTACTTTCTTAAGAAACTATGTGATAAAGAGGGTTTTCTGAGACaatgaatattaataaacaCTTACTGTGAagttcagaaaaaataaaagtaaaaaaaaaaatgctacttttTGCTGTTTTGGTTTAAATCTTGATTCTGATTGAGTAGGACTTCTTTGACCATTGCTGTGATTGATTCTAGCTTGGAATGGCAGTTACAGTTCTAGTTTGAATATTCTAAATTGCTACCCTTTACTGAATTTGTTGACTTTTTATGATGTGTGACTAGGATTCTGTTATGTGGCTTGGAAGGGTCTGGAGGGCATAGTGTTTGAGTGGTGACTTTTGGGGTAATGGGTTGGCAGAACCATTCCGATGAGATGTGCctcacaattttattttggCCAGAATGGGAAGGAGAAAGATCCACGTGGAGGCCTTTGACAGATTGAATTTCAGTTGTTTGTTTGGTGGGGAGGGAGATTAGGAACTAATGGGACAAAGGCACTGAGAGTGGCATATTCAATGGCACGGCAACTGTTCTTTTTTGGTTActtcattttttggtttttgctttATTCTATGGGTCTCTTCTAGACTCAGGGATCAGAGGTCCCAATCTGGTCTGTTTGAAGGGAGCGACAGAGAAATTTGCTTCCTACGCTTAGATGTTGATGCTCAAGTAGAGGGGAATGGAGAAATGCTGCAATTCCAAGATTTGAGTTGAAGGTAACCTCTTTACTTGAGCTTTATATGTCAGAGCATAATAGATAAGTCACATGTTTATCAACTAGTGTTTTATGTGGCTCTTGTCTGGTTCTAATTTCTAGTCCTTACCCTTTTCCTTCAGGTAGCACATTTTATCAAGAGTGTGATTGTTGACGGCCCTCTGCAATATCTTACTTGCTTTCATCATTTTGGCAAAGCTTCCTACTGGTGGCTACAACCTTTGACCAAATTGAGCTATTGCATGCAGGATCCAAAGAGAAAATTTTATGCACATTGTATCTAGGACAGATTGTGAATTGCGCATAGTTCTTTTTATGAGATGGACTGGAACTCAAAAACTGCCTCGGAGTGGGACTGGGAGAAATTAGCTGGGTTCAGTTCCAAGTCAACTGATATTCCAGAATTGGTACAACCATCAAATCATGAGATTGAAGGAGATGGAGGGGTCGATAATGGATCTGTATATTCatctggtggtggtggtggtttcTCAGGTTCTGATTTGGGGCATGGTTCTTCATCTAGAAGCTCCATCTCTGCTTCAGCTGATTCCTCTGCCAAGGAGGGAAGTAAGAGATATGGGGTTGTTGATGAATTTCCTAAAGATTTAACTGAGAGAAAAGAATGGTCCAGGGTGGACAATACTGGGAATTTTCCATCTCTTGGGGCTTCTGTCAGCTCTGGTGAACCAATAATTGGTTTGAAGCTTGGCAAGCGAACTTATTTTGAAGACTTGTGTGCAGCAAGCACCACTAAGACATCAACTATATCTATGATTCCTACATCCTCAGCTGTTCCCACAAAGAGGTCTAGGGCATCTTATCAGAGTACACAAACCCCACGTTGCCAAGTTGAAGGATGCAATCTTGACCTAAAGTCAGCTAAGGATTACCATCGCAGGCATAGAATCTGTGAATGCCACTCAAAAAGCCCAAAGGTCATTGTTGCTGGAATGGAGCGTCGGTTTTGCCAACAGTGCAGCAGGCAAGTTTGTTTTGATCTTGATTTTATAAAGGCACATTGCCAATTGTAGATCTTGATATTCTTCATagtttatttatcaaaaaaaaaaaaagaagatattctTCATAGTTTATCTTAGTGacttttttgcattttcaacaCTTATTGATACTGAGATTTTGTTTGTGCCAAGTCTCTGTGAGGTTATCttataataaaatgaatttGTTGATGTGACAATTGGTTTGTAATATTAAAGGTTCCATGAACTGTCGGAGTTTGATGATAAGAAGCGAAGCTGTCGTAGGCGTCTCTCTGATCACAATGCACGGCGACGTAGGCCACAGACAGAGGCAATCCAGTTTGATTCTTCTAGGCTGTCTTCATCACTATATGGTGCTAATTtttaattctgaaaatttcagTACTTTTTATTTAGCCCAGTAGTTATAGAACTTAATTGATTCCAAACTTCCTTCATATGCTGTCTATGTGCATTTAAGCCATCTTTTTGTTGAAAGTGATTATTAGAATGGTAAATGTTCTTATTCTCTAAATCTTTTTCTCCTCTAAAAGTGCCTATTAGGGTTATTATATATTTGTTatggaaacatttttttttgcatcatttatttctaatgatatataattgttttattATCTTCCCCATAGAACCATTTTCTCTGATTCATAACCAATCATTGAAGCAAGGTTACATATTTTTCGGTTTTGGGGTTTAAATGTACAGATGGGAGACAGCAGATGAATCTTATGTTGAATAGGGTTCCATTGTCAACTGCAAATCCAACATGGTCAAGTGCATGCAGCTATAATAAAGCCACCCATGCCGGAGATTCTGTAGCTAGACCTACAAAAACCGGTGGCATTGATAGGCAGCTGAAATTGCTCTCAGATGAGATGCCAGGTGCTCCTTCTATGCTACAAACAGATTCAATCAAGATGTTGTCTTTTGAAGGCAACACACCTCGAGTCTTTAGTCAAGGTATCTTCCCTTGCTATTATATAAAACTGTTTGTATCGCAGGAACTGttagaaataaatttttatgtCTTAGCTGAGTTGTAAATTCAAATATACCGTCAAATGTGCTCAGATGTCCAAGAAAACAGGCAAGTTCATATTTACCTTTGGAAAAACTTGCACAGGACAGTGTATAATAAAGAGTGATTGTTATAACAATGAATGATTATTCCCCTGAAATTCTAATCTGATATTACATTTATCAGCTCCTCTCTGATGCAActccattattatttttttcccaaaatctGTGGACCAAAATCCCACAGATTGGCTGCTGTCATTGGTGCTACTTCCATGAGGAATAGCAACACTGCTTATGTCAACACAACTTTTAACATCGCCATCATTGGCTTTGAAGCTCTACTACCTCTTCCATTACCATCTCCTGCTACTACCATAGTTAGTTATCGTCTTTCTGGGGTTGTGTCCTAATAGATTGCTCTCTAATTACTCTTATAGCAGCATTATTTGTCAACAGTTAGGATATCTAGTGTTTATCCGTCTACAATTAAGCATTCATGTTACAATTTAAGAAATCAAATTTCCATGAAACCACCTGATGTTTTATTCGGGAATATTTGAGTCATAGCTTTGGTTGAACAAACAATTTTAACTTAACCCTTGCTGAATGATGCACATATGGTAACCGATTCAGTGTTCCCAATCAACCTTTGCATTTTGTGGAAACATTTTATGCAAACTAAGGCTTCAAGTACTAGGTTGATGTAGTGGCCATAATACAGCTGGAGAGGAAATATCCTCTTAGGAAGCCTGATCCTAAGGCTAGCCTCTGCCCCAAGCAAGAGACCTTTTTGGTCCAATTGTAATGTGTTCACTTTAGGAGAATAGTTTGTAAGTCTTTCTTATAGCAAGTGCTACTTTTGGTAATAAAAAAACCCTCTCCCCATCCCCACCACCTTTTGTTTTCTTACTCTATGCttagaaatttaaatttaagaagtAATCAAGCAAAATATCACGGC
Coding sequences within:
- the LOC133870797 gene encoding LOW QUALITY PROTEIN: squamosa promoter-binding-like protein 12 (The sequence of the model RefSeq protein was modified relative to this genomic sequence to represent the inferred CDS: deleted 1 base in 1 codon) produces the protein MDWNSKTASEWDWEKLAGFSSKSTDIPELVQPSNHEIEGDGGVDNGSVYSSGGGGGFSGSDLGHGSSSRSSISASADSSAKEGSKRYGVVDEFPKDLTERKEWSRVDNTGNFPSLGASVSSGEPIIGLKLGKRTYFEDLCAASTTKTSTISMIPTSSAVPTKRSRASYQSTQTPRCQVEGCNLDLKSAKDYHRRHRICECHSKSPKVIVAGMERRFCQQCSRFHELSEFDDKKRSCRRRLSDHNARRRRPQTEAIQFDSSRLSSSLYDGRQQMNLMLNRVPLSTANPTWSSACSYNKATHAGDSVARPTKTGGIDRQLKLLSDEMPGAPSMLQTDSIKMLSFEGNTPRVFSQGLEASSFASNVDVAPDFRRALSLLSTNSWGLNDSEANALDQLMHVNRTSMAQPAVHAELQNWELSSSGHEQVGQPPPPESRVHSLNQHNNGGIHFRNFSCLNHPMSLAAFIPIKSTDYWKLAFPVKPSLLYTIHVSSGCQNTVNGYPLYLNLLSIIS